Below is a window of Diaminobutyricibacter sp. McL0608 DNA.
GGCCGGCGCGGCTGCAGCGGGCTCTGCTGCGGGCTCTGCTGCGGGCTCGCTCTCGTCAGCCTTGGCCGCCGCGGTTTCCGCCGCCGTCTCGGGGGCGTTCACGTGACCGCGCGCCGACACGGGACCCGACGGCGGGTTCGCGATGTCGGCGTCATTCGCGGACGCACCGGTGTCGATGTCGTCGCCGGTCGGTTCGGCAGGGTTCGGTGGCTCAGGGGTCGTGTTGCTCATGGTGTCACTCCTCGATCAGCCCACCCGGGCATCCGTCACTCTGGTGCAACCATAGCAACGGGGTACCCGGATGGGCCGGAGGGCGTACCGAGGAGTGGTGGGCTACTTCGAAGCTGTTGCCGCCGTGCCGGTCGCCGGCTGGAGCAGCACGTAGACAAGTCCTCCGAGCTTGCCGTCGACCCCGCTCCCGTCTGAGCTCGCCGTCGTCGACAGCGAAGTCACCAGGAAGAGACGACCGGAACTCTGCGCGCCCTTGACGAAGTTGAGCACATTCGCATACGGACCGAGCACATCGACCGTGACCGGAATCGCCGCGAAATTGGCAGGCGTGATCAGCGGGCTCGTCACCGGGGGCACGCCGGCGACCGGAGCGGCCGGTGCGGGCGTCGACGAGGGGCTGGGGGACGGAGTCGGTGTCGATGACGACGACGTGTCCGTCGATGCGGCGGCCACCGGAGGCGCGACCGGCTTGTAGGCCAGAGCATCCGAAACGGTGATCCCGCTCACCGTGACCCCATTCGCCGCGGCGAGGGCGTTCAGTTCATCAACAAAAGCCGGGATGGCGGCTTCAGTCGGAACGGACTTACTGAGGTCGGCGACCTTCGCCTTCACCTGGTCGATGTTCTTGAAGTCCGCCTGCAGCTTCACGAGGGCCGCCCGACTGGCCGCGTTCGTCTGGTCGACACTCTGGCGCTGCGTGTCCGCCGCCGCAACTGCGTCCAGCTGGGGCTGAACAGCGACCACCCAGCCGACCGCGACGATCGCGACGATGACGATGGCTGCGCCGATTATCCACAGTCTGTTCTTGTCCACGGCTACTTCTCCTTCGGGCTGAAGCGCTGATCGAACGCGGCATCATTGACGTGCATCGTGATGTTCACCGAGTACACCTTCGAGGTCTGGTCGAGGGTGACGGTGCCGGGCGTCGCATCTGCGAATCCCGGCAGCTTCGCCAGTGCGGTGAGCCATGCGGGCACTTCGGGCAGCGTCGAACTCTTCGCGTCGAAGGTAACGGTCGCAACGCGAGCTCCCTGAAGGGGTGCCGTCGACTGCGAATACTGGGCCAGAGGGGAGGCCGAGTCTACGGTGACCGTGTCGATGACGACATTCGCCGGTAGGGTCGCCTGCACCTTGTTGAGGTAGGTCTTCCAGTCGATCTCCGTCGAAGCGCCCACCTGCTGTGCCGCAGTGGCGAGCGCGACCTGGTCCTGAAGCTTCCGAACGGATATGTACTTGCTCTGCTGTGCGAGAAGGCTACTGGTCTGCTGCTGTGACTCGGTCAGGCTGGCCTGGGCGCTGAACGCCAGAAAGGCCGATCCGCCGGCCGCGAGACCGACGAGCAGGACAGATGCGAGAACTGCGAAACCGAGCCCTCGACGGGTCGAGGCCGCCTTGCGCTGAGCTCGCACCTCAGGCGGAAGGAGATCAACGCGCGGTTCGGCGCCCACCTCGTAGCTCACTCCAGGGCGGCCACCCTTCGACGGCGCCGGCTTGCTCGACGGACCGGATTTCGCCGCCTTCTGCTTGGTCGGCTTCGGTTCCCCCTTCTTCGGCTTCGTCACCTTCTGAACTTCGTCCGGCTCGTCGGTCGGACGCTTGAGCGTGAGACTCATGCTGCACTTCCCAATGCCAGGCCCAGCGCGACGGCGAGCGCTGAGCGGTTCTGCCGCAGGTTGTCTGCGTTGAGTGTGCGCGAGAGCGCAATGGTTGTGAAGGGATCACCGGCGACTGCGGGTAGCCGCGTCATCTCCCCCAGCGCGTCGAGGAGACCAGGCAACTGCGACCCCCGCCGGTGACGACGAGTTGCCGTACCGGATCCTGCGGACGGGTGTTGATGAAGTAGCTCACGGTGTTGCGGAGGCTGGTGAGCAGATCGCTGGTTACCTGGTAGATGATCTCCACCGCCCTGTGCTCCTCGAGAGTGTTGACCTGCTTCGCAAGGCCGATGGAGCGCTTCAGCATTTCGGCTTCGCCCGTCTCGATCTCGAGCCCGCTCCGTAGCGCCTCGGTGAGGTCGGCGCCCCCGGTCGGGATGATGCGGACGAACTGCGGAACGCCGCCGTTCGCAATGACGACGCTCGTGGTGTTGGCGCCGATGTCGATGAGGGCGATGGTGCCGCTCATGCGCGGACGGGTCAGGAGCACCCGGCACAGCGCGAAAGGAATGAGGTCGACGTCGACCGTGGTGAGACCCGCGAGCTGGGTCGCTTTGACATTGCCGAGGACTGCATCCTTGACCGCTGCGACGAGGAGTCCGTTGAGCTGAGGCCCGTTCTCCCCCATCGACTCCGACACCGGGTAGAAGTCGAGCAACGCCTCGGCGACCGGCACCGGCAGCATGTCCTGAACCTGGAAGGGCAGCGTCTCGCGAATGCGCTCGCGCGACATCCGCGGAACACTCAGGTCGCGCGCCAGCACGCGCTGATTGCCCATCCCGAGCACGACGCTCTTGCTCTTGAAGCCGGCCTGCGTCCAGAGATGCTTGAGCGAAGCGGCAACCGTGTTCGGCTCCAGCACCTCGCCGCGACTGACCGCACCGACAGGGAGCGGAACCTCGTGGTGCCGCAGCAGGGTCGGTTTCGACTTGTCAGCATCAGCCACCTCGACCGCGCGCAGCGACGAACTGCCGATATCGATTCCTACGACGCTCTTGGCCATGTCTGTCTCCTTCTTACTTGCGTTGCGTTCCGTCAGACCAGACCGAAGAGCGCGAGGTACGCGCCACCCAGCCAGGTTCCGAAGAAGATTCCTACCCAGGCGCCCGCGAGCATCCAGGGACCGAATGGGATACCGGTTCCACGGCGGGCCCGCCGAAGAGCAAACAGGGCGACACCGAACAGTCCGCCGAGGACGAACGCCGCGAACGCCCCGACGATGAGCGGACCCCAGCCGAGAAAGCCGAGGAACAGGCCGAGCACACCGGCGAGTTTCACGTCGCCGAATCCCATTCCGCCCGGATAGACGAGAGCGGCCACGAGGTAGAACGCGAAGAGCGCAGCCATCCCGACCCCCGCGCTGACGAGCGTGCTGAGATCTCCGGCGATGAACGCGGAAATCCCGAGAAGGGCTGCGCCGACGAGATAGCTCGGCAGCACGATCGCATTGGGCAGCCGTCGAGTGTCGAGGTCGATAAGCGCGAGGACCACACTGATCGCCGCGAGATAGAGGAACGCGACCAGCTCGAGAATGCGCGCTACAATCGGCACGCTGCTTGCGGCGGGGCCGGCCCAGAACCACCAGGCGACGACGGCGAAGAACACTCCGGTCAGTGCTTCGACGATCGGATAGCGGGCGGAGATCGGCTCCGTGCAGTTGCGGCACTTGCCGCGGAGGACCAGCCACGACAGCACGGGGATGTTGTCGATCGCGGTGATCTCGTGCCCGCAGTTCGGGCACGCACTCGGCGGGAAGACGATCGACCTCCCCGCAGGCACCCGGTAGGCGACGACGTTGAGGAACGACCCGATCAGCAACCCGAAGACACCGACGGCGGCGATGCCGAAAACGACGAGAGCCGAGGTGGAGGCGAGGCCGGTCATGATGTCGGCGTCCCGTCTGCCAGGAACGCGCGTCCGACCTCGATCTGCGTGGTCAGGTTGTAGGAGGTTGTGCGCGGGGTCGGGAATTTCGGCGGAGGCGTGTTGAGCAGACGCGTATCGTACGAGTACGTCTTCGTGAAGCCGGCGCTCTGGTCGGCCAGACCCACCGGGCCACGGAATTCCTGTGCGATGGAGCCGGTCACACAGAGCTTTCCGATGAACGATCCCTTGTCGTAGTTCTGCACCTCGAAACTGTGCAGGTTCGACAGGATGGCGGCAGTGATCGTGCGGGCGCAGTTGGTGCTCGTCGAGGTCGCTTCGAACGTGAGAAGGTTCTTCGTCGCGGTGCAGTTTCCGTTACTGGTCGCGGTGCACTGCACGGGGTTCCAGACGAACACTGATCCGGCGCCGACCAGCCCGAGGATGTCGTGGGCCGGGTCAGCGTACGACGTCTTGCCTGTCACGTACAGGTAGTGGTCGGCATTGATCGTCAGCGCCGAGTGCATGGTGCCCTGGACGAACGCATCGCCCGCACGGCAGCCGTAGCCGCCCGTCGAGGTCGGGACCAGTTCGTTCGTCATCGGGAAGCCGAGGCCGTTGCCCGTCGACGTGCCGTCCTGGCCCTTGCACGAGTACGCGTTGTTATACGGTGACGCGCTCGACGCCCAGTAGTTCGGGTCGGTCGACGACGTCGGCACGCTCTGGACGTAGATCAGGTTGTTGTAGAGCTGGCTCGAGGAGTCGATGGGGATGTTCTGACCGCCGGCTGCGGCGAGGGTGTTTGCGGTCTGCTGTGATTGCGCCTTTGCCGGGTTCCCGGGTGTGCCGCAGAAGGCCGGTGGCGTCGCGGGGCTCCCCGTCGGAGGATTTCCGATGATCTCCGTCTTCTTCGTGTACGGCGAGATCACGTTCATCATCGCCTGCGAGGTCGGATCGCTCGGGTTCGAGAGATAAAAGGTGATCTTCGTGGGCCCCGTGTACAGGCATCCCGGCAGCGGCACCTTCGTCGGGATGTCCGTCCGCGTCTGGTCGAGCTGCTGCGTGGGCGGTGGCATCGTGATGAGGGCGGAGTTCTTCGGTGCACCGAGCGAGAAGTTCGGGGTCTTCGCCGCCGAGCAGTTGTTCTGGGTATAGAGGTTGCCCGCGCTGTCGGCCTTGGGGTTCGAGGTCGTGACGGCCTGCTTGAACGTCCCGTCGCAGATGTTCAGGGTGTCGTTCGAGTGCACCTGTCCGTCCAGGGAGTCCTTCGCGATGAAGCTGATCGTGCAAGCCGAGCTCTTCGTCGTGCTCGACTGCCAGGCGTACGCGATCGTGCACGTCGTCGAGTTCACCGCGGGGTCGAGGATCTCGTAGTCGGTGAAGTAGACGTAGTTCGTGAACCCCGTCTGCTTGATGTTCGCCACGACGCTGCGGGTCGTGGTGCCGACCTTGCCGGTAGCGCGCACACGCAGGACGCCGCTGTTGGCGTACTTGGAGTTGTCGACCTCGTACCGGAACCATGCCGGCGTGCTGGCACCAGTGATCGCGGCGGGCACCGGCGCCCAGGACGCCCCCTTGGCGATGTTGAAGGCGGGGTTCGCGAGCGTGCCGGTCGGCAACGTCACCGAGTTCTGCGATCCGTTGGCTTTGGTGAATGAGGCGGCCGGATTCCCCCACTGCGAATAGCTGGAGTCGTTGGTGACGCGTCCCTGGTAGTCGGCGACGCCGGCATATGCGGCCGAGATCGCTGCGTTCCAGTCCTGGTCGTGCTGAGAGCGCACAAGCCCGGAAACCGAATAAGTGACGCCGACGGTGACCATCAGCATGAGCACGGCGCCGATTCCGATGACCATCGCCAGCGCGACACCGCGATCCTGAGCTGCACGCCGTCTGAGCTTCGCAAACATCATGACCCCGTTCCTGTCGTGACGAACCCGAGGTTGGGCATTCCGACGGTGTTGGTGAGCGTCACAGCGTTCGCCTTACCGGTCGGCTGGATGGTCAGGGACACCTTGATCGCCCGAATAGTGGGGAGCAGGGTGGCATCGGTGCCCGGCGGCGAGATCTCGACGCCGCCCGCCGTCAAGTAGTGGAAGAGCTGCCCTGTCGTGGGCAGCGAGTTGCAGAGGTAGCGTGTGACGCACGCGGTGCCGGTCACGAAATCCCAGTGGCCGTTGACTCCCGCTGTCGTCGTCGTCGCTTTGCACTGTGTCTCCGCGAGACGGCCCTGAGCGTTGACGGTGTAGGTCACCTTGACGGGGCTCTCGCCCGATGCTGTCAGGTTCACGTAGGCGTAGAAGGTCACCGAGTTCGCTGAAGCGGAAGTGAGCGCCGGCTCGTTGAGCGGTGTTCCCGGAGCTGGGTTCGAATAGGGGTTCGGCGTCGCGGCGCGGATCATGCGGGCGAGCTCGTTCATTCCGTTCGATGCCTGGCGAGTACCGCCGTCGATCGACTGCGCGACGTTCGCGGACTTCGTCGTGCTCACGAACAGTGAGACCGTCACGACCAGCACGATGCTCGTCAGGAACATCGCCACGATCAGTTCGATCAGGCTGAGACCACGGTCGTCTTTCACGGCGCCCTCGCATCCAGTGTGAAAACCGTCGTGCCGGTCAGCGCGCTCCCCGACGGCAGGTTCAGGGTCGAGACTGCGATCGTCTGGCTGAGCGGTGGTGTGGTGGTGCTCGTCGTCGCCCAGTAGAGCGTCCAGCTCCCGTAGGGCAGCGCGAGGTTCATGTCGGCGCCGGTCGTCTTGGTCGTGAAGGTGTATGCCATCGGTGTCGCGCATCCCGGATCGCCGACCGTCGCGCCCGCCGTGGCGGAGATCGCTGTCAGGAAACGGCCCGTGGTCGGCGCCTTCACGGTGAAGACACCCATCGGTACGCTGGCGGTGCCCGCCGGGCCGCCGGGCTTGGTCGCGGAGAAGTTCCCGCGTGCACCGACATGACCGGAGGCGTTCGGTGTTGTCCACGCTCCTGGGTCGACTGAGAGACAGGTGGGAGCAGTGCCGGGTGTGCCGGCCACATACGTGCCGGCGAAGACCTGGTAGCCGGACGGGAAGGGGAAGAGCGATGTCGTCGCCTTCTTCGATGCGACGGTCACCGGTGCGCTGTACGGGTCCCCGCCGGTCGAGACGAACGACGCGTACATGTTCGAGGGAAACAGGATTCCCGATGTTCCCGAGTTCGACGCGAAGGTCGACGTGATGCTCCCGGCTTTGTCGTAGGTGAAGCTCTGCAGCACCGAGTTGCCCGCCGCGATCGGTACCGTCTTCGACGGCGTCGTCTGCTGCTTCTCGTTGATCATGCCGTCGCCGGAGGTGCCGATGGTGATCTTGTAGCTGCCCGGGACGACCTTGAGGATGTAGCTGCAGCCATCCGAGTCGGTGGCGGTAGGGGCGGGGTTCACCGCAGTGGCCGTGTTGCCGGGGACCGACGAGTCCGGACCCGCCGCAACGGCGATGCTGGGCTGGCTGATGTTCGTGGAGCCGGAGACACGCACCAAGATGGTTCCGGACGATTGATCGTTCAGAGGCCCGGACGGTGCGAGGAGGGTGTTCGCCTGGACGGCGGGAGTCGCCACATCCATGCCGCTCCACTTGACGCTGACGTTCACCAGCTTGTTCTGGAGGAGGCTGCCGGTCGATCCGCAGGTCGCGACGGTGCCGGTGTTGGAGACCCAATCGGTGGTCTGTGTGACGGTGTAGGTGATGCCGTCGACGGTCTGCGTGGTCGAGCCGTTGTTGACGGAGAAGACATTCTGGAGCGATCGAACGACGTCGATCTGCTGGGCGGCCAGGTTGGCTGCGACCTCGCGAGCACGGGAGTCGCGTGTCATGACGAGGGTGAGGGTCAGGGAGTACGCCACAGCCATCGCGATGATCGCGAAGACCATCATGGCGACAAGTACTTCGATGAGGGTCATGCCGGTGTCACCAGCGGCGCCCCGTTGGAGTCGCTGCCTGATGGTGCGGATGGTGGTGCGAGCGTTCACGGTTTCACCTCCCCGACGGCCGGGTATGGGATGGCGTTGTGGTTCCTGGTGGCGCGAGGCCCGGGCGGGAGATCCTGCCCCTGACGACCGTTGGGGGCGGTACGACGCCTTCGGCGTCGTCCGCCCCCTCGGATCAACTACCTATTAGGGGCAAGCACCGTCGGTGACACCGACGTTGTCCGTCACGTGGAAGAACTTGGTCGCGTCGCTGGCCTTCTGCGCCTGGATGCAGAAGCTCGTCGTGGTCGGCGAACCGGTGCCGTACTTGAGGCCGGAGGTGTTGCTGCTGAGGGTGAATCCGTACTTGCCGAGGTCAGTGGTGCTGAATGCCTGACCGGCAGTCGTGCCGTCGGGGAAGGAGCCGTTGTCCGTCTGGTAGGCGATGACAGCGGTCTTGGCGTTCGTCAGGTCGGACTTCACAGCGCTGTCCTTCGCGCTGTTCTGGATGCCGAGGTAGACGGGGATGGCGATCGCGGCGAGGATGCCGATGATGATGACCACGACGAGGAGCTCGATCAGGGTGAAGCCCTTTTCGTCCTCTTCGAGGAGGCCCTGGCGGCGAGCGTTCAGCTTGCCCATGAGTCGGAAGTACATTGCAGTGTCCATTCGGTCGGGTGGAGCGGTCGGTTCGAACGGGTGCGAGATTCCGTCCGGTGGGATGATGCTATTTGCCAGCTGATTCTCGGGAGAATCCCACGAGTGGGGGGTTTTTCGTCCAGTTACTACCCCAGTAAAGGGGAGGCAACTATCGACATACCCCCAGCTTTGGGGACTGTCTATTTGATGAGGGTGGAGATCTGGAAGATCGGCATGTAGAGCGCGACGACCATGCCGCCGACGACGACCCCGAGGAACGCGATCATGAGCGGCTCGATCATCGCGGTGAGCTGCTCGGTTGCCGCTTCGACCTCGGCTTCGTAGAAGTCGGCGATCTTGTTCAGCATCGTCTCCAGCGAGCCGGAGTCCTCGCCGACGGCGATCATCTGGACGACCATGGCCGGGAAAACGGGCTGATTGGTAAGCGGCTTGGCGATGGACTCGCCCTGGCGCACTGACTCCGCAACGTCGACAAGGGCCTGCTCTATGACCCAGTTGCCGCTCGTCTCCCCCACGATGCGCAGCGCCTGGAGGATCGGGACGCCGGCTCCGATCATGTTCGAGAAGTTGCGTGCGAATCGCGCCACGGCGATCTTCTTGAGCAACTGACCGAAGACCGGCAGCTTCAACTTGATCGGATCGACCTTCTTGCGCACCGCTTCGGTGTTCTTGTTCTTCGACCACCAGAAGGCGAACGCGATGACGCCGACGATGAGCAACGGCGCTATCCACACCATCGCGTGCGAGAGGACGACAAGGATCTCGGTCGGAAGGGGCAGCTGGCCGCCCAGACCGTTGAACATCTTCTCGAAGATCGGAACGATGAACAGCAGCATGGCGATGACAGCGACAAGCGACATGATCAGGACGATCACCGGGTAGGTCAGCGCAGACTTGATGGTTCCTCGGAGCTTGACCTCCTTCTCGAAGTTCATCGCGATCGACTCGAGCGAGCTGTCGAGGAAGCCGCCGGTCTCACCTGCTCGCACCATGTTGATCATCAGGGGCGGGAAGACGTCGGCATATTTGCGCATCGAATCCGAGATGGACACACCGGTCTCCACCTCGTCGCGCACGTTCGCCATGATCTTCGCAAGCTTCTTGTTCTCGGTCTGCTCGGCGAGGATGTTCAAAGTGCGCAGCAGCGAAAGGCCCGAGCCGATCATCGTCGCCATCTGACGGCTCATGATGGCGAGATCTTTGAGCTTGACGCCGCTGCCGAAGCTGAGGTTCAGCTCGCGGTTCAGACCCGTGCCCTCGGGCGCCTCCTCGATCGCGATCGGCGAGAGACCCATGGTTCGAAGCCGCGCCGCGACCTGCGACTCCCCGGTGGCGTCTACGCGCCCCTTGACGATCTTGCCCTCTGCGTCGCGCCCCTTGTAGGCGTACGCGGTCGTGGAGGCCATCAGCTCACCACCCCGGAGTAGCTGTCACCGAAGTCGGGCCCACTCG
It encodes the following:
- the pilM gene encoding type IV pilus assembly protein PilM; translation: MAKSVVGIDIGSSSLRAVEVADADKSKPTLLRHHEVPLPVGAVSRGEVLEPNTVAASLKHLWTQAGFKSKSVVLGMGNQRVLARDLSVPRMSRERIRETLPFQVQDMLPVPVAEALLDFYPVSESMGENGPQLNGLLVAAVKDAVLGNVKATQLAGLTTVDVDLIPFALCRVLLTRPRMSGTIALIDIGANTTSVVIANGGVPQFVRIIPTGGADLTEALRSGLEIETGEAEMLKRSIGLAKQVNTLEEHRAVEIIYQVTSDLLTSLRNTVSYFINTRPQDPVRQLVVTGGGRSCLVSSTRWGR
- a CDS encoding PulJ/GspJ family protein, encoding MKDDRGLSLIELIVAMFLTSIVLVVTVSLFVSTTKSANVAQSIDGGTRQASNGMNELARMIRAATPNPYSNPAPGTPLNEPALTSASANSVTFYAYVNLTASGESPVKVTYTVNAQGRLAETQCKATTTTAGVNGHWDFVTGTACVTRYLCNSLPTTGQLFHYLTAGGVEISPPGTDATLLPTIRAIKVSLTIQPTGKANAVTLTNTVGMPNLGFVTTGTGS
- a CDS encoding type II secretion system F family protein: MASTTAYAYKGRDAEGKIVKGRVDATGESQVAARLRTMGLSPIAIEEAPEGTGLNRELNLSFGSGVKLKDLAIMSRQMATMIGSGLSLLRTLNILAEQTENKKLAKIMANVRDEVETGVSISDSMRKYADVFPPLMINMVRAGETGGFLDSSLESIAMNFEKEVKLRGTIKSALTYPVIVLIMSLVAVIAMLLFIVPIFEKMFNGLGGQLPLPTEILVVLSHAMVWIAPLLIVGVIAFAFWWSKNKNTEAVRKKVDPIKLKLPVFGQLLKKIAVARFARNFSNMIGAGVPILQALRIVGETSGNWVIEQALVDVAESVRQGESIAKPLTNQPVFPAMVVQMIAVGEDSGSLETMLNKIADFYEAEVEAATEQLTAMIEPLMIAFLGVVVGGMVVALYMPIFQISTLIK
- a CDS encoding prepilin peptidase, encoding MTGLASTSALVVFGIAAVGVFGLLIGSFLNVVAYRVPAGRSIVFPPSACPNCGHEITAIDNIPVLSWLVLRGKCRNCTEPISARYPIVEALTGVFFAVVAWWFWAGPAASSVPIVARILELVAFLYLAAISVVLALIDLDTRRLPNAIVLPSYLVGAALLGISAFIAGDLSTLVSAGVGMAALFAFYLVAALVYPGGMGFGDVKLAGVLGLFLGFLGWGPLIVGAFAAFVLGGLFGVALFALRRARRGTGIPFGPWMLAGAWVGIFFGTWLGGAYLALFGLV
- a CDS encoding prepilin-type N-terminal cleavage/methylation domain-containing protein, which codes for MNARTTIRTIRQRLQRGAAGDTGMTLIEVLVAMMVFAIIAMAVAYSLTLTLVMTRDSRAREVAANLAAQQIDVVRSLQNVFSVNNGSTTQTVDGITYTVTQTTDWVSNTGTVATCGSTGSLLQNKLVNVSVKWSGMDVATPAVQANTLLAPSGPLNDQSSGTILVRVSGSTNISQPSIAVAAGPDSSVPGNTATAVNPAPTATDSDGCSYILKVVPGSYKITIGTSGDGMINEKQQTTPSKTVPIAAGNSVLQSFTYDKAGSITSTFASNSGTSGILFPSNMYASFVSTGGDPYSAPVTVASKKATTSLFPFPSGYQVFAGTYVAGTPGTAPTCLSVDPGAWTTPNASGHVGARGNFSATKPGGPAGTASVPMGVFTVKAPTTGRFLTAISATAGATVGDPGCATPMAYTFTTKTTGADMNLALPYGSWTLYWATTSTTTPPLSQTIAVSTLNLPSGSALTGTTVFTLDARAP
- a CDS encoding type IV pilin protein produces the protein MYFRLMGKLNARRQGLLEEDEKGFTLIELLVVVIIIGILAAIAIPVYLGIQNSAKDSAVKSDLTNAKTAVIAYQTDNGSFPDGTTAGQAFSTTDLGKYGFTLSSNTSGLKYGTGSPTTTSFCIQAQKASDATKFFHVTDNVGVTDGACP